A single genomic interval of Cucumis sativus cultivar 9930 chromosome 5, Cucumber_9930_V3, whole genome shotgun sequence harbors:
- the LOC101219540 gene encoding lysine histidine transporter 1: MTQLEMAEQSGKDANQKAIDDWLPITSSRNAKWWYAAFHNVTAMVGAGVLSLPYAMSELGWGPGSVIMILSWIITLYTLWQMVEMHEMVPGKRFDRYHELGQHAFGEKLGLWIVVPQQLTVEIGVNIVYMVTGGKSLKKFHETVCPSCSQIKTSYFIVIFASIHFVLSHLPNFNSISGVSLAAAVMSLSYSTIAWVASLEKGVQPNVDYSYKASSTSDGVFHFLSGLGEVAFAFAGHNVVLEIQATIPSTPEKPSKGPMWKGVILAYLVVAVCYFPVAMIGYWVFGNAVEDNILISLEKPAWLIATANMFVVVHVVGSYQIYAMPVFDMIETLLVKRLKFKPCFRLRFITRSLYVAFTMLVGIAVPFFGGLLGFFGGLAFAPTTYFLPCTMWLAICKPRRFSLSWIINWICIVFGVLLMVLSPIGGMRTLILSAKNYQFFS, translated from the exons ATGACTCAACTGGAAATGGCAGAGCAGAGTGGAAAGGATGCAAATCAGAAAGCCATTGATGATTGGCTTCCAATTACTTCTTCAAGGAATGCTAAATGGTGGTATGCTGCTTTTCATAATGTTACTGCCATGGTTGGTGCTGGTGTTCTTAGCCTTCCTTATGCCATGTCCGAGCTTGGATg GGGACCTGGTTCAGTGATAATGATTCTATCATGGATCATTACACTATATACGTTATGGCAAATGGTGGAGATGCATGAGATGGTGCCAGGAAAGAGGTTTGATAGGTACCATGAGCTAGGCCAACATGCCTTTGGCGAAAAGCTCGGCCTTTGGATTGTGGTTCCTCAACAACTAACCGTTGAAATTGGTGTCAACATTGTTTACATGGTCACTGGTGGCAAGTCGTTAAAAAAGTTCCATGAGACAGTTTGTCCTAGCTGCTCTCAAATCAAAACCTCTTACTTCATCGTCATTTTCGCCTCCATACATTTCGTTCTCTCTCACCTCCCCAATTTCAACTCCATCTCCGGCGTCTCTCTCGCCGCGGCGGTCATGTCTCTCAGCTACTCCACCATTGCTTGGGTTGCTTCCTTGGAGAAAGGGGTGCAGCCCAATGTGGACTATAGCTACAAAGCAAGTAGCACATCAGATGGTGTTTTTCACTTCTTGAGTGGACTGGGGGAAGTGGCTTTTGCTTTTGCTGGTCATAATGTTGTTTTGGAGATCCAAGCTACCATTCCTTCCACTCCTGAAAAGCCTTCCAAAGGCCCCATGTGGAAAGGAGTCATTTTGGCTTACTTGGTTGTGGCTGTATGTTACTTCCCTGTTGCCATGATTGGCTATTGGGTCTTCGGTAACGCAGTTGAAGACAACATCCTAATTTCTCTTGAGAAACCCGCCTGGCTCATTGCCACTGCCAACATGTTTGTTGTCGTCCACGTCGTTGGCAGCTACCAG ATCTACGCTATGCCAGTGTTTGACATGATCGAGACCTTGTTGGTGAAAAGATTAAAGTTTAAACCTTGTTTCCGACTTCGATTCATAACCCGAAGTTTATATGTCG CCTTTACAATGCTTGTGGGTATAGCTGTCCCTTTCTTTGGTGGCCTTCTTGGTTTCTTTGGAGGCCTTGCTTTTGCTCCCACTACTTACTTT CTCCCTTGCACCATGTGGTTGGCCATTTGTAAGCCCAGGAGATTCAGCCTATCTTGGATCATAAATTGG ATATGCATTGTATTTGGAGTTTTGTTGATGGTTCTATCACCCATCGGAGGGATGAGAACGCTCATCCTTTCAGCCAAGAATTACCAATTCTTCTCATAG
- the LOC101219301 gene encoding putative ABC transporter C family member 15: MDIPSVIVNSLFVFVFSMWVLLHLCRREVESESIQSRNGVFREFKWVINITVFCNVVISFLLSGFVAFEYWNHRIVCWESVISALTWILAAAIAFYWRKVMYLEGKNWPLVLTLWWGFSCFYGLCASIIYLLTRLKSMEFPHFLPKATIVDFVSFTLSFIICCTALTVNYSKRHNDLEKSLLQKDNDCSSEDGGGFISPGLWSRITFQWLNPLFKRGRNQKLELVHIPCVPQSETAEYASSLLEESLQRKKVECSSLPNAIFLATWKSLVLTAIFAGFNTLASFMGPLLITHFVNYLLGKSDDSSNRDGLILAFFFFFAKTMESLAQRQWYFGTHRAGIQVRAALTVMIYKKSISINAAGPSNGKIINLINVDVERIGDFSWYIHKIWLLPVQIALALVILYRNLGAAPSITALLATIFIMVSNTPLANVQESLHSKIMDAKDSRIKLTSETLKNMRVLKLHSWEQTFLKKVLKLREVERSWLKRYLYTCSVIAFLFWVSPTLVSVFTFGACVMMKVPLTAGTVLSAIATFRILQEPIYNLPELISMIAQTKVSLDRIQEFIREEDQRKRIYYPPSNPSDVAIEMEVGEYSWEASDQNFKKPTIKVAEKMQIPKGYKVAVCGSVGSGKSSLLCSILGEIPQVSGTQMKVHGSKAYVPQSAWIQSGTVRENVLFGKEIDKHFYEDVLEACALNQDIKLWLDGDCSLLGERGMNLSGGQKQRIQLARAVYSDADVYFLDDPFSAVDACTGTHLFKRCLLQLLSGKTVVYATHHLEFIEAADLVLVMKNGQIVQSGKYGELMSDSNGELARHIAAHRRFLNGVKPFKEDKPHHKRPRKTHQIEVLDENSSLSLGNGSQSVRTQEEEIQTGRVKWSVYSTFITSAYKGALVPIILLCQVLFQILQMGSNYWISWATEEEGKVSREQLLGIFILMSGGSSIFILGRAVLMATIAIETAQRMFLGMVTSIFAAPISFFDAKPSSQILNRSSTDQSTLDTDIPYRLGGLAFALIQLLSIIILMSKVAWQVFPLFLVVLAISIWYQGYYISTARELARMVGIRKAPILHHFSETVVGATIIRCFNQEDRFLKKILNLVDDYSRVVFHNSTSMEWLCLRINFLFDVVFFLALIILVTLPRTAIDPSLAGLAATYGLNMNVLQAWVIWNLCNVENKMISVERILQFTNIASEAPPIIEDCRPMPEWPKEGKIELENLQVQYRPDLPLVLRGITCTFPEKKKIGVVGRTGSGKSTLIQTLFRLVEPSAGRILIDGVDICKIGLHDLRSKLGIIPQDPTLFQGTMRTNLDPLQQHSDQEIWEVLHKCRFSEIIRTDQAILEARVAEDGENWSVGQRQLVCLARVLLKKRRILVLDEATASIDTATENIIQETIKEETNGCTVITVAHRIPTIIDNDLVLVLDEGKVIEFDSPSQLLKNNSSMFSKLVAEFLRRSSSSHAQSMGNFVDVNANRI, encoded by the exons ATGGATATTCCTTCTGTTATCGTaaattctttgtttgtttttgtattctcGATGTGGGTTTTGCTTCATTTGTGTAGACGAGAGGTAGAGAGTGAATCCATTCAATCCAGAAACGGAGTGTTTCGAGAGTTTAAATGGGTAATCAACATTACTGtattttgtaatgttgttatttcatttttgttgtcCGGGTTTGTTGCGTTTGAGTACTGGAATCATAGAATCGTTTGTTGGGAATCAGTCATATCTGCTCTAACGTGGATTTTGGCTGCGGCGATTGCTTTTTATTGGAGGAAAGTAATGTATCTTGAAGGCAAAAATTGGCCGTTGGTTCTTACTCTTTGGTGgggtttctcttgtttttatGGGTTATGTGCTTCGATTATTTACCTGTTAACCCGCTTGAAATCTATGGAGTTTCCTCATTTTCTTCCGAAAGCTACTATTGTAGATTTTGTGTCATTCACCTTGTCTTTCATTATCTGTTGTACTGCACTGACGGTTAACTATTCCAAGAGACACAATGATCTTGAGAAGTCATTACTTCAAAAAGACAATGATTGTTCTTCTGAAGATGGTGGTGGTTTCATCAGTCCTGGATTATGGAGTCGAATTACATTCCAATGGTTGAATCCTCTCTTCAAAAGGGGGAGGAACCAGAAGCTTGAATTAGTTCATATTCCTTGTGTACCTCAATCTGAAACAGCTGAATATGCTTCCTCGTTGCTAGAAGAATCACTTCAGAGAAAGAAAGTTGAATGTTCTTCCTTGCCTAATGCTATATTTTTAGCCACATGGAAATCCCTTGTCTTAACTGCAATTTTTGCAG GATTCAACACGTTGGCATCTTTTATGGGGCCTTTACTAATCACCCACTTTGTGAATTATCTGTTGGGAAAAAGTGATGACTCAAGCAACCGCGATGGATTGATTCTTgcgttcttcttcttctttgctaAGACAATGGAGTCTCTTGCTCAAAGACAATGGTATTTCGGCACTCACCGTGCCGGTATACAGGTAAGGGCAGCTCTTACGGTGATGATCTACAAAAAATCTATATCTATTAATGCTGCTGGTCCAAGTAACGGTAAAAtcataaatctaataaatGTGGATGTTGAAAGAATTGGAGACTTCTCTTGGTATATTCACAAGATTTGGTTGCTTCCCGTTCAAATAGCTCTAGCCCTTGTCATCCTTTACAGGAATCTCGGAGCTGCTCCTTCCATTACTGCTCTTTTAGCCACAATATTTATAATGGTGAGCAATACACCTTTGGCTAATGTTCAAGAAAGTCTTCACTCAAAGATAATGGATGCAAAAGACTCAAGAATCAAATTGACATCAGAGACTCTGAAGAACATGAGAGTCTTGAAACTACATTCTTGGGAACAGACATTTTTGAAGAAGGTTTTGAAACTTAGAGAAGTTGAAAGAAGCTGGTTGAAGAGATATCTCTATACATGCTCAGTTATAGCATTTCTCTTTTGGGTTTCACCAACTTTAGTTTCAGTATTTACTTTTGGCGCCTGTGTTATGATGAAAGTCCCCCTCACAGCAGGCACAGTTCTATCAGCCATTGCTACTTTTCGTATACTACAAGAACCAATTTATAACCTACCAGAGCTAATTTCCATGATTGCTCAAACAAAAGTTTCCCTTGACCGTATACAAGAGTTCATTCGAGAAGAAGATCAAAGGAAGCGGATTTATTATCCTCCTTCCAATCCATCAGACGTTGCGATTGAAATGGAGGTGGGGGAGTATTCATGGGAAGCCAgtgatcaaaattttaagaaaccaACTATAAAAGTTGCTGAGAAGATGCAAATACCAAAGGGTTACAAAGTTGCAGTTTGTGGATCAGTTGGTTCAGGAAAATCAAGCCTACTTTGTAGTATATTGGGCGAAATTCCACAGGTTTCAGGAACACAAATGAAAGTACATGGATCTAAAGCTTATGTTCCCCAAAGTGCTTGGATCCAATCAGGCACTGTAAGAGAGAATGTGTTGTTTGGGAAAGAGATCGACAAACATTTTTATGAGGATGTGTTAGAAGCCTGTGCTTTGAATCAGGATATCAAGTTGTGGCTGGATGGAGATTGTTCTTTGTTGGGAGAGAGGGGGATGAACTTAAGTGGAGGGCAAAAACAGAGGATTCAATTGGCAAGGGCTGTCTACAGTGATGCAGATGTTTACTTCCTGGATGATCCTTTTAGTGCTGTGGATGCATGTACTGGAACACATTTGTTCAAG AGATGTCTTTTGCAACTTCTGTCCGGTAAAACTGTGGTATATGCTACTCATCACTTGGAATTCATAGAAGCTGCAGATCTTGTTCTG GTGATGAAAAATGGTCAAATTGTTCAATCAGGAAAGTACGGAGAATTAATGTCAGACTCAAACGGTGAACTTGCTAGGCACATTGCAGCTCATAGAAGATTCCTAAATGGAGTTAAACCATTCAAAGAAGACAAACCCCACCATAAAAGACCGCGTAAGACACATCAGATAGAAGTTCTAGATGAAAACTCTTCCCTATCCCTTGGAAATGGTAGCCAGTCTGTGAGAACCCAAGAAGAGGAAATTCAAACTGGTCGTGTAAAATGGAGTGTATACTCAACCTTCATCACATCTGCTTATAAAGGAGCTCTTGTTCCTATAATCCTTCTATGtcaagttttgtttcaaatccTTCAGATGGGCAGTAATTACTGGATTTCTTGGGcaacagaagaagaagggaaggTTAGCAGAGAGCAGTTGTTAGGGATCTTCATTTTGATGTCCGGTGGGAGCTCCATCTTTATATTAGGCCGAGCCGTTTTGATGGCAACCATTGCTATTGAGACTGCACAACGAATGTTCCTTGGAATGGTCACATCAATATTTGCAGCACCTATTTCATTCTTTGATGCCAAACCTTCAAGCCAAATCCTTAACAGG TCTTCTACTGATCAAAGCACCTTGGATACAGATATTCCTTATAGATTAGGAGGATTGGCTTTTGCACTCATTCAGTTATTGAGTATCATCATTCTGATGTCCAAGGTCGCATGGCAAGTTTTTCCCCTCTTTCTTGTCGTCCTTGCTATCTCTATATGGTATCAG GGATATTATATCAGTACTGCAAGAGAACTAGCTAGAATGGTTGGGATTCGGAAGGCCCCAATTCTTCATCACTTTTCTGAAACGGTCGTTGGTGCAACAATTATCCGTTGTTTCAATCAAGAGGATcgtttcttgaaaaaaatactGAACCTGGTTGATGACTATTCACGTGTGGTTTTCCATAACTCAACTTCAATGGAATGGTTGTGCCTTCggatcaattttctttttgatgtGGTTTTCTTTCTTGCTCTTATCATCTTAGTGACCCTTCCTAGAACAGCAATTGATCCAA gCTTAGCAGGATTAGCAGCCACATATGGTTTGAACATGAATGTGCTTCAGGCTTGGGTTATATGGAATTTATGCAACGTTGAGAACAAAATGATATCTGTTGAGAGAATTCTTCAGTTTACTAACATTGCATCTGAGGCGCCACCGATTATTGAAGATTGTAGACCAATGCCAGAATGGCCAAAGGAGGGAAAGATAGAACTAGAGAACCTTCAGGTCCAATATCGCCCTGATCTTCCATTGGTTCTCAGAGGGATTACTTGTACTTttccagaaaagaaaaaaattggagtTGTTGGCCGGACTGGAAGCGGAAAATCCACCTTAATCCAAACACTTTTTAGATTAGTAGAGCCTTCTGCAGGAAGAATTCTAATTGATGGAGTTGATATTTGCAAAATTGGTCTACATGACCTTAGGTCCAAGTTGGGTATTATTCCCCAAGACCCTACATTATTCCAAGGAACCATGAGAACTAACCTAGATCCTTTGCAACAACACAGTGATCAAGAAATATGGGAG GTCCTTCACAAGTGTCGTTTTTCCGAGATCATCAGAACGGATCAGGCTATTCTTGAAGCACGAG TGGCTGAAGATGGAGAGAATTGGAGTGTGGGACAGCGGCAACTTGTTTGCCTAGCCAGGGTGCTCCTCAAGAAGCGTCGAATTCTTGTATTGGATGAGGCAACAGCTTCCATTGATACTGCAACCGAAAATATAATTCAGGaaacaataaaagaagagaCTAATGGTTGTACCGTTATTACTGTTGCTCATCGAATACCTACAATTATCGATAACGATTTGGTTTTGGTTCTTGACGAAG GCAAGGTCATCGAGTTCGATTCACCATCTCAATTACTCAAGAACAATTCTTCTATGTTTTCAAAGTTGGTGGCAGAATTCTTGAGGAGATCATCTAGTAGTCATGCACAATCTATGGGGAATTTTGTCGACGTCAACGCAAACCGAATATGA
- the LOC101208612 gene encoding pentatricopeptide repeat-containing protein At3g04130, mitochondrial, translating to MLLHIQKSSKGIWGVLDRCKSFAYFHVSSQRCSDALSPANILYPLEPNISVGARDLQQRVPSEFQKKKSDIDFIIAKVQVGSSEDEVFQSLLQDPVCNSIQLSHDLVYKLLQRFKDDWKSALGVFRWAESLSGFKHTPDLYDILIDTLGKTKQLVKMRGMLEEMKEARLVTLDTVAKAMRRFAGAGQWENAVRIFDDLETYGLEKNTESMNVLLDTLCKEKKVEKARQMYLELKSHIAPNANTFNMFIHGWCKVNKIDEAHWTLEEMKGYGHRPCVISYSTIILFYCHRCNFNKVYELLDEMDAQGCPANVITYTTIMCSLTKSEEFEEALQIAERMKSAGYEPDTLFYNCLIHTLGRAGKVREAIHVFEVEMPSKSVLPNTSTYNSMIAMYCRRAREEKAMKLLEEMQKSEHCKPDVQTYYPLLKSCFRTGKTDYDLSNLLDEMINKHHLSLDISTYSLLIHGLCRANKCDWAYQLFEKMISQDIKPRYLTCQLLLDEFKQKNMDGVADRIEGIMKKL from the coding sequence ATGCTCTTGCATATTCAGAAGAGTTCTAAGGGCATTTGGGGTGTTCTTGATCGTTGTAAATCATTTGCCTATTTTCATGTATCCTCTCAACGCTGTTCCGATGCCCTCTCCCctgcaaatattttgtatcCGCTGGAACCTAATATCTCTGTAGGAGCTAGAGATTTGCAACAAAGAGTACCATCTgaatttcagaaaaaaaaatcagatatTGACTTCATCATTGCTAAAGTTCAAGTGGGTAGCAGCGAGGATGAGGTTTTTCAGTCTCTTTTGCAAGATCCAGTGTGTAACAGCATACAACTCTCCCATGATCTTGTTTACAAGTTGCTCCAACGATTCAAAGATGATTGGAAATCTGCTTTGGGTGTTTTTAGATGGGCAGAGTCACTCTCTGGATTCAAGCACACACCAGATTTATATGACATTTTAATCGATACATTGGGAAAAACAAAGCAATTGGTTAAGATGAGAGGTATGCTTGAAGAAATGAAGGAAGCTCGTCTTGTGACACTTGATACTGTAGCTAAGGCCATGCGAAGGTTTGCTGGTGCTGGACAATGGGAAAATGCTGTTAGGATATTCGATGATTTGGAAACTTATGGATTGGAGAAGAACACCGAATCAATGAATGTGTTGCTTGATACTCTGTGcaaagagaagaaggttgagaAAGCACGACAGATGTATTTGGAACTCAAATCACATATTGCCCCGAATGCAAACACGTTTAACATGTTCATTCATGGTTGGTGTAAAGTTAATAAGATTGATGAAGCCCATTGGACGTTAGAAGAGATGAAAGGTTACGGTCATCGTCCTTGCGTTATTAGTTATTCAACGATTATCCTATTTTATTGTCATCGTTGCAATTTTAATAAGGTTTATGAGTTGCTGGATGAAATGGATGCTCAAGGATGCCCTGCAAATGTTATCACTTACACCACTATCATGTGCTCACTAACAAAGTCGGAAGAATTCGAGGAAGCTCTGCAAATTGCTGAAAGAATGAAATCTGCTGGATACGAACCCGATACactattttataattgtttgatCCACACATTGGGGAGAGCAGGTAAGGTACGGGAAGCTATTCATGTATTTGAAGTTGAAATGCCAAGCAAGAGTGTTTTACCAAATACATCAACCTACAATTCTATGATAGCCATGTACTGTCGTCGTGCACGAGAAGAAAAGGCTATGAAACTACTTGAGGAGATGCAGAAATCAGAGCATTGTAAACCTGATGTCCAGACATATTACCCATTGCTTAAATCCTGCTTTAGAACTGGAAAGACAGACTATGATCTAAGCAATTTATTGGATGAGATGATAAATAAACATCACCTGAGTCTTGATATTTCAACCTATTCCCTTTTAATTCATGGTCTTTGTAGAGCGAACAAGTGTGATTGGGCTTACCAGTTATTTGAGAAGATGATTAGTCAAGATATAAAGCCAAGGTATCTTACATGTCAActgcttttggatgaatttaaACAGAAGAATATGGATGGAGTTGCTGATAGGATTGAAGGTATTATGAAGAAATTGTGA